A single window of Oerskovia paurometabola DNA harbors:
- a CDS encoding acyl-CoA carboxylase epsilon subunit — translation MSETGAASSGRELRVVRGAPDDVEVAALVAGLAAAAAAAHVPDDEAPLPEWTNRSRGLRGTGSGATAKSFGGRSGRHNADSWRWSLQS, via the coding sequence GTGAGCGAGACCGGCGCGGCGTCGTCCGGCCGGGAGCTGCGCGTGGTGCGCGGCGCCCCGGACGACGTCGAGGTCGCGGCGCTCGTCGCTGGGCTCGCCGCCGCGGCGGCCGCCGCGCACGTGCCCGACGACGAGGCGCCGCTGCCCGAGTGGACCAACCGGTCGCGCGGCCTGCGCGGGACGGGGTCGGGCGCGACGGCGAAGAGCTTCGGCGGACGCTCGGGTCGGCACAACGCCGACTCCTGGCGGTGGAGCCTGCAGTCATGA
- a CDS encoding DUF885 domain-containing protein, with protein MTSPTAPAEPGTPTARTPRTPTAIDAIADAYVRTVADLNPLAATAMGLAGYDHLMTDLSPAGYEALAAADRAVLAQLADADPVDDVDQVTLAAMRERIGLSLELHEAGEDLAMLNNIASPLQELRDIFDMMPTGTLEAWENIAARLAALPGAMDGYIASLTAAAERGNVAAVRQVREGVKQARELADPESSFFVEFVRGEAAAAVLDESSACSLVRKELELGAAGALAAYARLADFLEDDLAPQAPVADGVGRERYALASRAFLGAEVDLEETYRWGLEELARVVAEQEAVAAQIAGPGATVEEAVAVLDADPSRKLDGTDALRAWMQETSDAAIAALDGVHFDIPTPVLDLECMIAPTQTGGIYYTPPSDDFSRPGRMWWSVPPGVTEFNTWREKTTVYHEGVPGHHLQCGQAVAARDTLNSWRRLACWVSGHGEGWALYAERLMADLGYLDDPGDRLGMLDGQRMRAARVVLDIGVHLGLDAPEEWRGDSEDPRWDADKAWEFLKANVNMDESFVRFELNRYLGWPGQAPSYKVGQRLWEQTRDAARAAAEARGEEFDVKAFHERALNLGSVGLDVLRGALQ; from the coding sequence GTGACCTCACCCACCGCGCCGGCCGAGCCCGGCACCCCCACCGCCCGGACCCCCCGCACGCCCACGGCGATCGACGCGATCGCCGACGCCTACGTGCGCACGGTCGCCGACCTGAACCCGCTCGCCGCCACCGCCATGGGCCTCGCCGGGTACGACCACCTCATGACCGACCTGTCGCCCGCCGGGTACGAGGCCCTCGCAGCCGCTGACCGCGCAGTGCTGGCCCAGCTCGCGGACGCCGACCCCGTCGACGACGTCGACCAGGTCACGCTCGCGGCGATGCGCGAGCGCATCGGGCTCTCGCTCGAGCTGCACGAGGCCGGCGAGGACCTCGCGATGCTCAACAACATCGCGTCCCCGCTCCAGGAGCTGCGCGACATCTTCGACATGATGCCCACGGGCACCCTCGAGGCGTGGGAGAACATCGCAGCCCGGCTCGCGGCGCTTCCCGGCGCCATGGACGGCTACATCGCCTCGCTGACCGCCGCCGCCGAGCGCGGCAACGTCGCGGCGGTCCGCCAGGTCCGCGAGGGTGTCAAGCAGGCCCGCGAGCTCGCCGACCCCGAGTCCTCGTTCTTCGTGGAGTTCGTCCGGGGCGAGGCCGCCGCCGCCGTGCTCGACGAGTCGTCCGCCTGCTCCCTGGTGCGCAAGGAGCTCGAGCTCGGTGCCGCGGGCGCCCTGGCCGCCTATGCCAGGCTCGCCGACTTCCTCGAGGACGACCTCGCGCCGCAGGCCCCCGTGGCCGACGGTGTCGGGCGCGAGCGCTACGCCCTGGCCTCGCGCGCCTTCCTCGGCGCCGAGGTCGACCTCGAGGAGACCTACCGCTGGGGCCTCGAAGAGCTCGCGCGCGTGGTCGCCGAGCAGGAGGCCGTCGCGGCACAGATCGCCGGGCCCGGTGCCACGGTCGAGGAGGCCGTCGCAGTCCTCGACGCCGACCCGAGCCGCAAGCTCGACGGCACCGACGCGCTGCGCGCCTGGATGCAGGAGACCTCGGACGCCGCGATCGCGGCGCTCGACGGCGTGCACTTCGACATCCCGACCCCCGTCCTGGACCTCGAGTGCATGATCGCCCCGACCCAGACCGGCGGGATCTACTACACGCCCCCGAGCGACGACTTCTCGCGCCCCGGGCGCATGTGGTGGTCCGTCCCGCCGGGCGTGACCGAGTTCAACACCTGGCGCGAGAAGACGACGGTCTACCACGAGGGCGTCCCCGGCCACCACCTCCAGTGCGGCCAGGCCGTCGCCGCGCGCGACACGCTCAACTCGTGGCGCCGGCTCGCCTGCTGGGTCTCGGGCCACGGCGAGGGCTGGGCCCTGTACGCCGAGCGCCTCATGGCCGACCTCGGCTACCTCGACGACCCGGGCGACCGCCTCGGGATGCTCGACGGTCAGCGCATGCGCGCGGCCCGCGTCGTGCTCGACATCGGCGTGCACCTCGGGCTCGACGCCCCCGAGGAGTGGCGCGGCGACTCCGAGGACCCCCGTTGGGACGCCGACAAGGCCTGGGAGTTCCTCAAGGCCAACGTCAACATGGACGAGTCGTTCGTGCGCTTCGAGCTCAACCGCTACCTCGGGTGGCCCGGCCAGGCGCCGTCGTACAAGGTCGGGCAGCGACTGTGGGAGCAGACCCGCGACGCAGCCCGCGCGGCCGCCGAGGCGCGCGGCGAGGAGTTCGACGTCAAGGCGTTCCACGAGCGCGCCCTGAACCTCGGGTCGGTCGGCCTCGACGTCCTGCGCGGGGCTCTCCAGTGA
- a CDS encoding Maf family protein, whose protein sequence is MTAPTTSAPAPSIRLLLASQSPARLATLRSAGVTPEVRVSGLDEDAVLASAAARFGALDPADAVLVLAQAKAEEVAQVVTREARERDEASDVVGPDEVAPLVVGCDSMLEFGGAIHGKPRDAAEATERWRAMRGKTGVLHTGHWIVDLRDPQDGGSGATLGATSSTTVHFADLSDAEIAAYVATGEPLAVAGAFTVDGLGGAFVESIEGDHHGVVGISLPLVRELLGEIGVAWTDLWS, encoded by the coding sequence GTGACGGCTCCGACGACCTCGGCGCCTGCTCCGAGCATCCGTCTCCTGCTCGCCTCGCAGTCCCCCGCGCGACTCGCGACCCTGCGCTCTGCGGGGGTCACACCCGAGGTCCGCGTCTCGGGGCTCGACGAGGACGCCGTCCTGGCGTCGGCCGCGGCCCGGTTCGGCGCGCTCGACCCGGCCGACGCGGTGCTCGTCCTCGCCCAGGCCAAGGCGGAGGAGGTCGCCCAGGTCGTCACGCGCGAGGCGCGCGAGCGCGACGAGGCGAGCGACGTCGTCGGGCCGGACGAGGTCGCACCCCTCGTGGTCGGCTGCGACTCCATGCTCGAGTTCGGGGGCGCGATCCACGGCAAGCCCCGGGACGCCGCCGAGGCGACCGAGCGCTGGCGCGCGATGCGCGGCAAGACCGGCGTGCTCCACACAGGGCACTGGATCGTCGACCTGCGCGACCCGCAGGACGGCGGCAGCGGTGCCACCCTCGGGGCCACGAGCTCCACGACGGTCCACTTCGCCGACCTCTCCGACGCCGAGATCGCAGCCTACGTCGCGACGGGCGAACCCCTCGCGGTCGCGGGCGCGTTCACGGTCGACGGCCTGGGCGGTGCGTTCGTCGAGAGCATCGAGGGCGACCACCACGGCGTCGTCGGGATCAGCCTGCCGCTCGTGCGCGAGCTGCTCGGCGAGATCGGCGTGGCCTGGACCGACCTCTGGTCCTGA
- a CDS encoding acetyl/propionyl/methylcrotonyl-CoA carboxylase subunit alpha, with protein sequence MPENSTNPATSPTRRLSKVLIANRGEIAVRIARACADASIASVAVYADSDREALHVRLADEAFALDGARAADTYLDIAKLLDVARRSGADAVHPGYGFLAENAGFAQAVIDAGLVWIGPPPAAIDALGDKVSARHIAHRAGAPLVPGTPDPVADATEVHAFAAEHGLPIAIKAAFGGGGRGLKVARTVDEIDEMFDSAVREATAAFGRGECFVERYLDTPRHVETQCLADEHGTVVVVSTRDCSLQRRHQKLVEEAPAPFLTDEQRAELYKASEAILREAGYVGAGTCEFLVGADGTISFLEVNTRLQVEHPVTEEVSGIDLVREQLRIAAGEPLGYSSVATRGHSLEFRINGEDPAANFLPAPGRISRLHFPSGPGVRVDSGVTQGDVISGAFDSMIAKIIVTGATRREAVERARRALRETVVEGIPTVLPFHRAVLDAEDFVPADDSAFRVHTRWIETAFADELKQLTPATPAPAPDEDEAPATERVVVEVGGKRLEVVLPAGLGMAAGRARTANAARRPARRAAAKATAGNGTTLASPMQGTIVKVAVADGAVVAEGDLIVVLEAMKMEQPLVAHRAGRVTGLSAGVGASVSSGTAICEIVD encoded by the coding sequence GTGCCCGAGAACTCCACGAACCCCGCGACCAGCCCGACCCGACGCCTGTCGAAGGTTCTCATCGCCAACCGCGGCGAGATCGCGGTGCGCATCGCGCGCGCCTGCGCCGACGCCTCGATCGCGTCGGTCGCCGTCTACGCGGACTCCGACCGCGAAGCCCTGCACGTCCGCCTCGCCGACGAGGCCTTCGCGCTCGACGGTGCGCGCGCCGCGGACACCTACCTCGACATCGCCAAGCTGCTCGACGTCGCCCGCCGCTCGGGCGCCGACGCCGTGCACCCCGGCTACGGGTTCCTCGCGGAGAACGCCGGGTTCGCCCAGGCCGTGATCGACGCGGGCCTCGTGTGGATCGGCCCGCCGCCCGCGGCCATCGACGCGCTGGGCGACAAGGTCAGCGCCCGGCACATCGCGCACCGTGCGGGCGCGCCCCTGGTCCCCGGGACGCCCGACCCCGTGGCCGACGCGACCGAGGTCCACGCGTTCGCCGCGGAGCACGGGCTGCCCATCGCGATCAAGGCGGCGTTCGGCGGCGGCGGGCGCGGCCTCAAGGTCGCGCGCACGGTCGACGAGATCGACGAGATGTTCGACTCGGCGGTCCGCGAGGCCACGGCCGCGTTCGGCCGCGGCGAGTGCTTCGTCGAGCGCTACCTCGACACCCCGCGCCACGTCGAGACCCAGTGCCTCGCCGACGAGCACGGCACGGTCGTCGTCGTCTCGACGCGCGACTGCTCGCTCCAGCGCCGCCACCAGAAGCTCGTCGAGGAGGCACCTGCGCCCTTCCTGACGGACGAGCAGCGCGCCGAGCTCTACAAGGCCTCCGAGGCCATCCTGCGCGAGGCCGGCTACGTGGGTGCCGGGACCTGCGAGTTTCTCGTCGGCGCCGACGGCACCATCTCCTTCCTCGAGGTCAACACGCGCCTGCAGGTCGAGCACCCCGTCACGGAAGAGGTCTCGGGCATCGACCTCGTGCGCGAGCAGCTGCGCATCGCGGCGGGCGAGCCGCTCGGCTACTCCTCGGTGGCCACTCGCGGCCACTCGCTCGAGTTCCGCATCAACGGCGAGGACCCGGCCGCGAACTTCCTCCCCGCCCCCGGCCGCATCTCGCGCCTGCACTTCCCCAGCGGGCCGGGTGTCCGCGTCGACAGCGGCGTCACGCAGGGCGACGTCATCTCGGGGGCGTTCGACTCCATGATCGCCAAGATCATCGTCACGGGTGCCACGCGCCGCGAGGCCGTCGAGCGTGCCCGCCGCGCACTGCGCGAGACGGTCGTCGAGGGCATCCCCACGGTCCTGCCGTTCCACCGGGCCGTGCTCGACGCCGAGGACTTCGTCCCGGCCGACGACTCGGCCTTCCGTGTGCACACCCGCTGGATCGAGACGGCCTTCGCCGACGAGCTCAAGCAGCTCACGCCTGCGACCCCCGCCCCGGCCCCCGACGAGGACGAGGCGCCCGCGACCGAGCGCGTCGTGGTCGAGGTCGGCGGCAAGCGCCTCGAGGTCGTCCTGCCCGCCGGGCTCGGGATGGCCGCGGGGCGCGCACGTACGGCCAACGCCGCCCGTCGTCCCGCGCGTCGCGCCGCCGCCAAGGCCACCGCGGGCAACGGCACGACCCTCGCCTCGCCCATGCAGGGCACGATCGTCAAGGTCGCGGTCGCCGACGGCGCCGTGGTCGCCGAGGGAGACCTCATCGTCGTCCTCGAGGCCATGAAGATGGAGCAGCCGCTCGTCGCGCACCGTGCGGGCCGGGTCACGGGCTTGTCGGCCGGCGTCGGCGCGAGCGTGAGCTCGGGCACCGCGATCTGCGAGATCGTCGACTGA
- a CDS encoding MFS transporter, whose amino-acid sequence MSHPEPNTVSDPTAEDASTGADATPYHPRESADPAAADHGPVDPVDPAARAGATPADDEADKPRWRRDATIFLGGQTVSLFGSMLVQYAIMWHLTLETKSGSVLALATVFGFLPQAVVSIFGGVWADRLNRKVLIIAADASIAVTTLALALLMLSGTDDLWLVYAALAIRSVGAGIQMPAVSSLLPQLVPVSKLMRVNGINGSIQSAMTLLAPAVAAGVYASASIVAIFFVDVVTAVIGIGLLALIPVTKVLRADVAAGEKVGYFDDLVGGLRYLRGHTFVRWVLGLYAVVFLLIVAPSYLTPLMVVRTFGEEVWKLTANELAFSFGAIVGGVLLATWGGLKNRVAMIVGATFVFGVLSVGLGLSTNMWVFFTFMFLLGVAVPAFATTSMTVLQETVEPDRQGRVFGFVGIVMALAMPVGMLIFGPLADRYSVESLLIVSGALMFLVIAIAVLVPSGRRAMRAADAHSSAGA is encoded by the coding sequence GTGAGCCATCCCGAGCCGAACACCGTGTCCGACCCGACCGCAGAGGATGCCTCGACAGGCGCCGACGCCACGCCCTACCACCCCCGTGAGTCCGCCGACCCCGCAGCCGCCGACCATGGCCCCGTCGACCCCGTCGACCCCGCAGCCCGGGCCGGAGCGACCCCGGCGGACGACGAGGCGGACAAGCCGCGCTGGCGACGCGACGCGACGATCTTCCTGGGCGGCCAGACCGTCTCGCTGTTCGGGTCGATGCTCGTGCAGTACGCGATCATGTGGCACCTGACCCTCGAGACGAAGTCCGGGTCCGTGCTGGCGCTCGCGACGGTCTTCGGATTCCTGCCGCAGGCGGTCGTGTCGATCTTCGGCGGGGTCTGGGCCGACCGGCTCAACCGCAAGGTCCTGATCATCGCGGCCGACGCCTCGATCGCCGTGACCACCCTCGCGCTCGCGCTGCTCATGCTCTCGGGCACCGACGACCTGTGGCTCGTCTACGCGGCGCTCGCGATCCGTTCGGTCGGCGCGGGGATCCAGATGCCCGCGGTGTCCTCGCTCCTGCCGCAGCTCGTCCCGGTGAGCAAGCTCATGCGGGTCAACGGGATCAACGGGTCGATCCAGTCGGCCATGACGCTGCTGGCCCCCGCGGTAGCGGCGGGCGTCTACGCGAGCGCCTCGATCGTCGCGATCTTCTTCGTCGACGTCGTCACGGCCGTGATCGGGATCGGCCTCCTGGCCCTGATCCCCGTGACCAAGGTGCTGCGCGCCGACGTCGCGGCCGGTGAGAAGGTCGGGTACTTCGACGACCTCGTGGGCGGCCTGCGCTACCTGCGCGGCCACACCTTTGTGCGCTGGGTCCTGGGCCTGTACGCGGTCGTGTTCCTGCTGATCGTGGCCCCGTCCTACCTCACGCCGCTCATGGTGGTGCGCACGTTCGGCGAGGAGGTCTGGAAGCTCACGGCCAACGAGCTCGCGTTCTCGTTCGGGGCGATCGTCGGCGGCGTGCTGCTCGCGACGTGGGGTGGGCTCAAGAACCGCGTCGCGATGATCGTGGGCGCGACGTTCGTGTTCGGCGTGCTCTCCGTCGGGCTGGGGCTCTCGACGAACATGTGGGTCTTCTTCACGTTCATGTTCCTGCTCGGCGTCGCCGTGCCCGCGTTCGCCACGACCTCGATGACGGTCCTGCAGGAGACGGTCGAACCCGACCGGCAGGGGCGTGTCTTCGGGTTCGTCGGCATCGTGATGGCGCTCGCGATGCCGGTCGGGATGCTGATCTTCGGGCCGCTCGCGGACCGGTACTCGGTCGAGTCGCTCCTGATCGTCTCAGGCGCGCTCATGTTCCTGGTGATCGCGATCGCGGTGCTCGTCCCCTCGGGGCGCCGCGCGATGCGCGCGGCCGACGCGCACAGCAGCGCCGGCGCGTAG
- a CDS encoding NUDIX hydrolase, whose protein sequence is MTIPTEPTPPRDAADTPHAPRHLQPGDGWVECTCGRRHWGLAGAAGLLVARRDEDGRVSHVLLQHRAPWSDQGGTWGVPGGAIHPDETPEQGALREAHEEAGVDPALVTIVGDRVLDHGPWRYTTVLAEVVHGAHLEARATDAESLEIAWVAVGDVLSLPLLEAFRDAWPELVGRFAEVA, encoded by the coding sequence GTGACGATCCCGACCGAACCCACGCCTCCCCGCGACGCAGCCGACACCCCGCACGCACCGCGCCACCTCCAGCCCGGGGACGGGTGGGTCGAGTGCACGTGCGGCAGGCGGCACTGGGGGCTCGCGGGCGCCGCGGGGCTGCTCGTCGCCCGCCGGGACGAGGACGGCCGCGTGAGCCACGTGCTCCTCCAGCACCGGGCTCCCTGGAGCGACCAGGGCGGCACGTGGGGCGTGCCCGGCGGCGCGATCCATCCCGACGAGACGCCCGAGCAGGGCGCGCTGCGCGAGGCGCACGAGGAGGCGGGCGTCGATCCCGCGCTCGTGACGATCGTGGGCGACCGGGTCCTGGACCACGGGCCCTGGCGGTACACGACCGTCCTCGCGGAAGTCGTGCACGGCGCGCACCTCGAAGCCCGCGCGACCGACGCGGAGAGCCTGGAGATCGCGTGGGTCGCGGTCGGTGACGTCCTCTCGCTCCCGTTGCTGGAGGCGTTCCGGGACGCGTGGCCCGAGCTCGTGGGGCGCTTCGCCGAGGTCGCCTGA
- a CDS encoding DMT family transporter, with protein MPWIVLLVSAVFEAVWATALGKSDGFSQLVPSIVFFVALAVSMGGLGWAVKHIPIGTAYAVWVGIGAALTVSYAILTGDESASVGKVVFIAGIIAAVVGLKLVPHGPAKKPATPGRGAEASGTGTP; from the coding sequence ATGCCGTGGATCGTCCTGCTCGTCAGCGCCGTGTTCGAGGCCGTCTGGGCCACGGCCCTCGGCAAGTCCGACGGGTTCTCGCAGCTCGTCCCGTCGATCGTCTTCTTCGTCGCGCTCGCCGTCAGCATGGGCGGGCTCGGCTGGGCCGTCAAGCACATCCCGATCGGCACCGCGTACGCGGTGTGGGTCGGGATCGGCGCGGCCCTGACCGTGTCCTACGCGATCCTCACCGGTGACGAGTCCGCCTCGGTCGGCAAGGTCGTCTTCATCGCGGGCATCATCGCCGCGGTCGTGGGGCTCAAGCTCGTCCCGCACGGCCCCGCGAAGAAACCTGCGACGCCCGGACGCGGGGCGGAGGCGTCCGGGACCGGCACCCCGTAG
- a CDS encoding DMT family transporter — translation MAWVVLVLSGMLEAVWATALSASENFTRRRPTVVFLVSLTLSMVGLAWAMTSLPTGTAYAVWVGIGATLTVVWGFITGSETFTWLRGLLLVLLVGSVVGLKVVS, via the coding sequence ATGGCTTGGGTTGTCCTCGTCCTCTCCGGGATGCTGGAGGCCGTCTGGGCGACGGCGCTGTCCGCATCCGAGAACTTCACGCGCAGACGGCCGACGGTCGTCTTCCTCGTCTCCCTGACGCTGAGCATGGTCGGTCTCGCCTGGGCGATGACCTCCTTGCCCACCGGCACCGCGTACGCGGTCTGGGTCGGCATCGGGGCGACGCTCACGGTCGTCTGGGGCTTCATCACCGGTTCCGAGACCTTCACCTGGCTGCGCGGGCTCCTCCTGGTCCTGCTCGTCGGGTCCGTGGTCGGCCTCAAGGTGGTGAGCTGA
- a CDS encoding methyltransferase domain-containing protein → MSTAFEPSPPDDYLMRLAASDLGRGYKALATAQLDLHDGLDVLDLGCGPGADLLAYAKAVGPTGSVLGLDHDADAVARARERVSDLATVRVEEADVHRLDLADGSVDRAHTDRVLQHVAHPGLVLAETFRVLRPGGRAVLAEPDWGTLVVDGPDAATSDAYGRFVVEQVVRNGRIGRRLTGLAERTGFTVERVVPVTAVFRDVREADRVLGLARVARRAVEAGYLRERAGARWTEHLATQPFFASVTLFVVVADRPPA, encoded by the coding sequence ATGTCGACCGCCTTCGAGCCCTCCCCTCCCGACGACTACCTGATGCGCCTCGCCGCCTCCGACCTGGGCCGGGGCTACAAGGCTCTCGCCACGGCCCAGCTCGACCTGCACGACGGCCTCGACGTGCTCGACCTGGGCTGCGGCCCGGGTGCCGACCTGCTCGCGTACGCGAAGGCGGTCGGGCCGACCGGGAGCGTCCTCGGGCTCGACCACGACGCCGACGCCGTGGCCCGGGCCCGCGAGCGGGTCAGCGACCTGGCCACCGTCCGGGTCGAGGAGGCGGACGTCCACCGCCTCGACCTCGCCGACGGCAGCGTCGACCGCGCACACACCGACAGGGTGCTCCAGCACGTGGCGCATCCCGGGCTCGTCCTCGCGGAGACGTTCCGGGTCCTTCGCCCCGGCGGTCGCGCGGTGCTCGCGGAGCCGGACTGGGGCACGCTCGTCGTCGACGGCCCCGACGCCGCGACGAGCGACGCCTACGGACGCTTCGTCGTCGAGCAGGTCGTCCGCAACGGCAGGATCGGGCGCCGGCTCACCGGCCTCGCCGAACGGACGGGCTTCACGGTCGAGCGCGTCGTCCCCGTGACCGCCGTCTTCCGCGACGTCCGCGAGGCGGACAGGGTCCTGGGCCTGGCACGGGTCGCCCGCCGAGCCGTCGAGGCGGGATACCTGCGCGAGCGTGCGGGGGCACGCTGGACCGAGCACCTCGCGACGCAGCCGTTCTTCGCGTCGGTGACTCTCTTCGTGGTCGTGGCCGACCGCCCGCCGGCCTAG
- the efeU gene encoding iron uptake transporter permease EfeU, with amino-acid sequence MFANFLIGLREGLEAALVVSILVAYLVKTGRRDLLPFLWLGVGIAVVVSIGFGAALTYGPQGLTFEAQEAIGGTLSILAVGLITWMIFWMGRTARHLKADLQHKLDDAVAAGRWAVVVMALLAVGREGLETALFLWAGAQATGTTTKPLLGAVLGLAVAVVLGWAVYKGAVRLNLRVFFAWTGVFLIVVAAGVLAYGVHDLQEAGILPGLHNLAFDVSAQIPPSSWYGTVLKGVFNFSPATTWLELAAWWLYLVPTLFFFVRTVWFSAPRSSAPAQASTPAPAITTPGGNR; translated from the coding sequence GTGTTCGCCAACTTCCTCATCGGCCTGCGTGAAGGTCTCGAGGCCGCGCTCGTCGTCAGCATCCTCGTCGCCTACCTGGTCAAGACCGGACGGCGCGACCTGCTCCCCTTCCTCTGGCTCGGCGTCGGCATCGCCGTGGTCGTCTCGATCGGCTTCGGCGCAGCCCTGACCTACGGGCCGCAAGGGCTGACGTTCGAGGCCCAGGAGGCCATCGGCGGGACGCTGTCGATCCTCGCGGTCGGCCTCATCACCTGGATGATCTTCTGGATGGGCAGGACCGCCCGGCACCTCAAGGCCGACCTCCAGCACAAGCTCGACGACGCCGTCGCCGCCGGGAGGTGGGCCGTCGTCGTCATGGCGCTCCTCGCCGTCGGGCGCGAGGGCCTCGAGACCGCCCTGTTCCTCTGGGCCGGCGCCCAGGCCACGGGCACCACGACCAAGCCGCTGCTCGGCGCGGTGCTGGGGCTCGCCGTCGCCGTCGTGCTCGGCTGGGCCGTCTACAAGGGTGCCGTGAGGCTCAACCTGCGCGTCTTCTTCGCCTGGACCGGCGTGTTCCTGATCGTCGTCGCCGCCGGGGTGCTCGCCTACGGCGTGCACGACCTCCAGGAGGCCGGCATCCTGCCCGGGCTGCACAACCTTGCGTTCGACGTCAGCGCGCAGATCCCGCCCTCGAGCTGGTACGGCACGGTCCTCAAGGGCGTCTTCAACTTCTCCCCCGCGACCACCTGGCTCGAGCTCGCCGCCTGGTGGCTCTACCTCGTCCCCACGCTGTTCTTCTTCGTCCGGACCGTCTGGTTCAGCGCGCCTCGCAGCAGTGCCCCCGCGCAGGCCAGCACCCCGGCACCTGCCATCACGACTCCCGGAGGAAACCGATGA
- the efeO gene encoding iron uptake system protein EfeO — MTRSRATRVAAPLLAAALLVPVLAACTPNDPAPGGASGSAAGSAKLTVDSSADACTLSAAEAPSGNIVFTVTNTGDDVTEFYLLAEDGLRIVSEVENIGPGISRDLVLTAKPGQYVTACKPGMIGDGIRSDFTVTDSGADVEPTGAVADQIALASTNYVAYVKDQTEQLLEGTQEFVTAYEAGDDEAAKALYAPVRVHWERIEPVAESFGDLDPKMDLREADLEEGQEWTGWHLLEKDLWQPAPDANGGETYVALTPEQRAQYADQLLADTQELFDRTHEASFADGIDAPAIGNGAKGLLDEVATGKVTGEEEIWSHTDLWDFQANVDGAKVAYDGLRDVVSAKDEKLATTLDERFQALQGLLDEQRQGDGFVLYTDLTPEQVKALSQAVDSLSEPLSQLTAAVVL, encoded by the coding sequence ATGACCCGCTCACGGGCCACCCGCGTCGCAGCGCCGCTGCTCGCTGCCGCACTGCTCGTCCCCGTCCTGGCCGCCTGCACGCCCAACGACCCGGCCCCCGGCGGCGCGAGCGGCTCCGCGGCCGGCTCCGCGAAGCTCACGGTCGACTCGTCGGCGGACGCGTGCACGCTCTCGGCCGCAGAGGCCCCCTCGGGCAACATCGTCTTCACCGTGACCAACACGGGCGACGACGTGACCGAGTTCTACCTGCTCGCCGAGGACGGCCTGCGCATCGTGTCCGAGGTCGAGAACATCGGCCCCGGCATCAGCCGCGACCTGGTGCTCACCGCCAAGCCAGGGCAGTACGTCACCGCGTGCAAGCCCGGCATGATCGGCGACGGCATCCGCTCCGACTTCACCGTGACCGACTCGGGCGCGGACGTCGAACCCACGGGCGCGGTCGCCGACCAGATCGCCCTGGCCTCGACCAACTACGTCGCGTACGTCAAGGACCAGACCGAGCAGCTCCTCGAGGGCACCCAGGAGTTCGTGACCGCGTACGAGGCGGGCGACGACGAGGCCGCCAAGGCCCTCTACGCCCCGGTGCGCGTCCACTGGGAGCGCATCGAGCCCGTGGCCGAGTCGTTCGGCGACCTCGACCCCAAGATGGACCTGCGCGAGGCCGACCTCGAAGAGGGCCAGGAGTGGACCGGCTGGCACCTGCTCGAGAAGGACCTGTGGCAGCCCGCGCCCGACGCCAACGGCGGCGAGACCTACGTGGCGCTGACGCCCGAGCAGCGCGCGCAGTACGCCGACCAGCTCCTCGCCGACACCCAGGAGCTCTTCGACCGCACGCACGAGGCGTCGTTCGCGGACGGCATCGACGCGCCCGCGATCGGCAACGGCGCCAAGGGCCTGCTCGACGAGGTCGCGACGGGCAAGGTCACGGGCGAGGAGGAGATCTGGTCGCACACCGACCTGTGGGACTTCCAGGCCAACGTCGACGGCGCCAAGGTCGCCTACGACGGTCTGCGCGACGTGGTCTCGGCCAAGGACGAGAAGCTCGCCACGACGCTCGACGAGCGATTCCAGGCCCTTCAGGGCTTGCTCGACGAGCAGCGGCAGGGCGACGGGTTCGTGCTCTACACCGACCTGACGCCCGAACAGGTCAAGGCCCTCTCGCAGGCCGTGGACTCGCTGAGCGAGCCGCTCTCGCAGCTCACCGCCGCCGTGGTGCTCTGA